One region of Flavobacterium pisciphilum genomic DNA includes:
- a CDS encoding helix-turn-helix domain-containing protein, whose translation MKTTSIDQFYKEITEGSAIEPSSLLPNDIKKEIGHFNVFNIKELWEKFQDKPVMSYDRRAYYKISLIRGKNRAEYADKVIDIKKNAILFATPKIPYHYVPLDTDQSGHFCIFTSEFITGNKNGIELDELPIFKSDGYPIFELNDDETTEIELIFKKIHTEINSDYAYKYDLIRNYVSELIHFGQKLQPVTALYSKHNSAARVSSLFIELLERQFPIESPHQKVELKTAKDFAARLSIHVNHLNKVLKENTGKTTTELISSRLTQEAKILLKETNWNVSEIAYTLGFEELAHFSNFFKKQTSLTPLSFRL comes from the coding sequence ATGAAAACGACTTCAATCGATCAATTTTATAAAGAAATCACAGAAGGTTCAGCTATTGAGCCTAGCTCACTATTACCAAATGATATAAAAAAAGAAATTGGACACTTTAATGTTTTCAATATAAAAGAACTTTGGGAAAAATTTCAGGACAAACCCGTTATGTCTTATGACCGAAGAGCTTATTATAAAATAAGTTTAATTAGAGGTAAAAATAGAGCTGAATATGCTGACAAAGTAATTGACATTAAAAAGAATGCCATCTTGTTTGCTACTCCCAAAATCCCGTATCATTATGTTCCTCTAGACACTGATCAGTCAGGTCATTTTTGTATTTTTACATCTGAATTTATAACAGGGAATAAAAACGGAATAGAACTAGATGAACTTCCTATATTTAAATCAGATGGTTATCCTATTTTTGAACTCAACGATGATGAAACTACTGAAATCGAACTGATTTTTAAAAAGATACATACCGAAATCAATTCTGACTATGCTTATAAATATGATTTAATTCGTAATTATGTATCAGAGTTAATTCATTTTGGACAAAAACTACAGCCTGTAACAGCTTTATACTCTAAACATAATTCGGCAGCTAGAGTTTCATCCTTGTTTATAGAATTACTTGAAAGACAATTCCCTATAGAATCTCCACACCAGAAAGTTGAATTAAAAACGGCCAAAGACTTTGCTGCTCGATTATCTATTCATGTAAATCATCTTAATAAAGTATTAAAAGAAAATACCGGAAAAACTACTACCGAATTAATAAGTAGCCGACTAACACAAGAAGCAAAAATTTTGCTAAAAGAAACCAACTGGAATGTATCTGAAATTGCATACACACTTGGTTTTGAAGAACTAGCCCATTTTTCTAATTTTTTCAAAAAACAAACCTCACTTACCCCCTTATCTTTTCGATTATAA